One region of Flavobacterium sp. GSB-24 genomic DNA includes:
- a CDS encoding ZIP family metal transporter, with amino-acid sequence MNYLLPLFSVLLGYSVALFIKPNNKTNLKLLLAFSGSFLLSLTVMHLLPEVYSTHNHKIGVFIMVGILFQIILEFFSKGAEHGHVHGHAKMSQIPWLLFISLCIHAFLEGFPVSHHHDLALGIAIHHLPIAVILTTFFINADLNKKAIFAFMLTFAIMTPLGTVASEYLPFLNDYYTEITAIVIGILFHISSTIIFESSEGHKFNIAKVSMIVLGILLAFFL; translated from the coding sequence ATGAACTATCTACTACCCTTATTTTCTGTACTTTTAGGATATAGTGTGGCTTTGTTTATTAAACCCAATAACAAAACCAATTTAAAATTACTGCTTGCTTTTAGCGGTTCATTTTTATTGTCATTAACTGTAATGCATCTGCTGCCAGAAGTTTACAGCACTCACAATCATAAAATTGGTGTTTTTATAATGGTTGGGATTTTGTTTCAAATCATTCTAGAATTTTTCTCCAAAGGTGCAGAACACGGTCACGTTCACGGACATGCAAAAATGTCTCAGATTCCGTGGCTATTGTTTATCAGTTTGTGCATCCATGCCTTTTTAGAAGGTTTTCCAGTAAGTCATCACCACGATTTAGCACTCGGAATTGCCATTCATCATTTACCAATTGCGGTTATTTTAACGACATTTTTCATCAATGCCGATTTAAACAAAAAAGCCATTTTCGCCTTTATGCTGACTTTCGCCATTATGACGCCGCTTGGAACTGTTGCCTCTGAATATTTACCCTTTTTAAACGATTATTATACTGAAATTACAGCCATTGTAATTGGTATTTTATTCCATATTTCTTCAACAATTATCTTTGAAAGCAGCGAAGGCCATAAATTTAATATTGCCAAAGTCTCGATGATTGTTCTGGGAATTTTACTGGCATTCTTTTTATAA
- a CDS encoding class I SAM-dependent methyltransferase, which yields MSEKHNASIPNQEDDNQNWYSSWFDTPYYHILYKDRNYREAQVFMDNLTHYLNLPEKAKVLDLACGKGRHSIYLNQLGYDVLGADLSENSIAEASKNSNETLHFKVHDMREPFEEKFDAIFNLFTSFGYFENDEDNLTTLKAIKESLSEYGFAVIDFMNVTQVIETLVPQEVKTVDEIDFHIKRYVEDGHIFKEIDFEDQGRKYHFTEKVKALTLKDFQDLMDEAGIYLLDIFGDYKLKKFHKTESERLIMIFK from the coding sequence ATGTCTGAAAAGCATAACGCATCAATCCCAAATCAAGAAGATGACAACCAAAATTGGTATTCTTCGTGGTTTGACACTCCTTACTATCACATTCTTTATAAGGATCGCAACTATCGTGAAGCTCAGGTTTTCATGGACAACTTAACGCATTATCTTAATTTGCCCGAAAAAGCAAAAGTGCTTGACTTGGCATGCGGAAAAGGACGCCATTCTATTTATTTAAATCAGTTAGGTTATGATGTCTTAGGTGCCGATTTATCTGAAAACAGCATTGCAGAAGCCAGTAAAAACAGTAACGAAACCCTGCATTTTAAAGTGCATGACATGCGCGAGCCTTTTGAAGAAAAGTTCGATGCTATCTTTAACTTGTTTACAAGCTTTGGTTATTTTGAAAACGATGAAGACAATCTGACTACTTTAAAAGCCATAAAAGAAAGTTTATCAGAATATGGTTTTGCCGTTATTGACTTTATGAATGTTACTCAGGTAATTGAAACTCTGGTTCCTCAAGAAGTTAAAACAGTTGACGAAATTGATTTCCATATCAAAAGATATGTTGAAGACGGACACATTTTTAAAGAAATTGATTTTGAAGATCAAGGCAGAAAATATCATTTTACCGAAAAAGTAAAAGCGCTGACATTAAAAGATTTTCAAGATTTAATGGACGAAGCTGGCATTTATCTTTTGGATATTTTTGGAGATTACAAACTCAAAAAATTCCACAAAACCGAAAGCGAAAGATTAATCATGATTTTTAAGTAA
- a CDS encoding THUMP domain-containing protein, giving the protein MEENFKMIAKCFFGFEEILEKELRTLGAQDVEKGVRMVSFKGDKGFMYKANLSLRTALKILKPIYSFRANNEQALYKGISGLNWSKYLNANQTFVIDTTVHSTYFNHSEFVSQKCKDAIVDQFRERTGQRPSIDKQYPDLRINVHIDKDQVSVSLDTSGNSLHQRGYRTATNIAPINEVLAAGILLLSGWEGQGHFLDPMCGSGTFLAEAAMIACNIPANINRKEFAFEKWKDWDNDLFDQIINSLMKKTKEFHYTIKGFDKAPSAVSKAKDNIRNANLEDYVTIREDNFFDTEKETEGKLHMVFNPPYDERLDIQMERFYSSIGDTLKKNYPGTDAWFITANLDALKFVGLKPSRKIKLFNASLEARLVKYEMYEGSKRTKFQVSE; this is encoded by the coding sequence ATGGAAGAAAATTTTAAAATGATTGCCAAATGTTTTTTTGGCTTTGAAGAAATATTAGAAAAAGAATTACGTACACTTGGAGCTCAGGATGTTGAAAAAGGAGTGAGAATGGTAAGTTTTAAAGGAGATAAAGGTTTTATGTACAAAGCCAATTTATCTTTGCGTACTGCTCTTAAAATCTTAAAACCAATTTACTCTTTTAGAGCTAATAACGAGCAGGCATTATACAAAGGGATTTCTGGTTTAAACTGGTCTAAATATTTAAATGCAAACCAGACTTTTGTAATAGATACAACGGTACATTCTACATATTTCAATCATTCTGAATTTGTTTCTCAGAAATGTAAAGATGCAATTGTCGATCAGTTTAGAGAAAGAACAGGACAACGTCCAAGTATCGATAAGCAATATCCAGATTTACGTATAAATGTTCACATAGATAAAGATCAGGTTTCGGTATCTTTAGATACTTCTGGAAATTCACTGCATCAGCGTGGCTATAGAACAGCTACGAATATTGCTCCTATTAATGAAGTTTTGGCTGCCGGGATTTTATTATTATCTGGCTGGGAAGGCCAAGGTCACTTTTTGGATCCAATGTGCGGATCTGGAACTTTTTTGGCGGAAGCCGCAATGATCGCCTGCAATATTCCTGCAAATATCAATAGAAAGGAATTTGCTTTTGAAAAATGGAAAGATTGGGATAATGATTTATTCGATCAAATTATAAATAGTTTAATGAAAAAAACAAAAGAGTTTCATTACACTATTAAAGGTTTTGACAAAGCGCCAAGTGCCGTAAGCAAAGCGAAAGACAATATTCGAAATGCCAATTTAGAGGATTATGTAACTATTCGTGAAGATAACTTTTTTGATACCGAAAAAGAAACCGAAGGAAAACTCCATATGGTTTTCAATCCGCCGTATGACGAACGTTTAGATATTCAAATGGAAAGATTTTACAGCAGTATTGGTGATACACTAAAGAAAAATTATCCAGGAACCGATGCTTGGTTTATTACAGCAAATTTAGATGCGTTGAAATTTGTAGGTTTAAAACCTTCAAGAAAAATAAAACTTTTTAATGCGAGTCTAGAAGCACGTTTGGTTAAATACGAAATGTACGAGGGAAGTAAGAGAACGAAATTTCAGGTTTCTGAATAG
- a CDS encoding DUF6048 family protein has translation MKHTLKFISSIFLFFSVFLGQAQDTPEISPNKKDTIVKPKTVTSKPPVQKAEVKKDSVVKTDRYGLRVGVDLYKLTRGLYDKDYKGVEFVGDWRLTKKYYLAAELGYENKTTDDDRLNSSAAGTYVKAGFDYNFYENWLDMENLITIGLRGGFSTFSQDLNSYKIYNPNPYWGELPAITTDQKYSGLTATWLEVAMGLKAEVFDNVFVGFGVQLKLLATNKKPSGFDNLYIPGFNRTYDGSFGVGFNYTVSYFIPIYKKKVVVPEIKEAPKK, from the coding sequence ATGAAACACACATTGAAGTTTATTTCTAGTATTTTTTTATTCTTTTCAGTGTTTTTAGGGCAAGCTCAAGACACGCCAGAAATATCACCAAATAAAAAAGATACTATTGTAAAACCCAAAACTGTAACTAGTAAACCACCAGTTCAGAAAGCTGAGGTAAAAAAAGACAGTGTCGTCAAAACAGATCGTTACGGTCTTCGTGTTGGTGTAGATTTGTACAAACTTACCCGCGGTCTTTATGACAAAGATTATAAAGGAGTAGAATTTGTTGGTGATTGGAGATTAACCAAAAAATACTATCTGGCTGCAGAATTGGGTTATGAAAATAAAACAACAGATGATGACAGATTAAATTCATCGGCTGCTGGAACTTATGTAAAAGCTGGGTTTGATTATAATTTCTATGAAAACTGGCTTGACATGGAAAACTTAATCACAATTGGACTTCGAGGCGGTTTTAGTACTTTTAGCCAGGATTTAAACAGCTATAAAATTTACAATCCTAATCCGTATTGGGGTGAACTGCCTGCTATAACAACAGACCAAAAATACAGCGGACTTACAGCGACATGGCTGGAAGTAGCAATGGGATTAAAAGCAGAAGTTTTTGATAATGTATTCGTTGGTTTTGGCGTTCAGCTGAAACTTTTGGCTACCAATAAAAAACCCAGCGGATTTGATAATCTTTATATCCCAGGTTTCAACAGAACTTACGATGGAAGTTTTGGAGTTGGCTTTAATTATACTGTTTCTTATTTTATTCCAATTTACAAGAAAAAGGTAGTGGTGCCAGAGATTAAGGAAGCTCCTAAAAAATAA
- a CDS encoding DUF6452 family protein has translation MKKLLSILLLFTFGLSSCEKDDICDANTPTTPRLIITFYDIANPTKTRNVNNLKVIGEGMTEGIVFNENGTDETKYLTSGSTVAIPLKVNDGTVTYKFIYNAASTNPTSINTDVLTINYTSQNVYVSRACGFKTIFALKPVDPFLRTDPDGDTVWMTDVQLKNPNIESENETHIEVYF, from the coding sequence ATGAAAAAATTACTCTCTATTTTGCTGCTCTTTACTTTTGGCTTATCAAGCTGCGAGAAAGATGATATCTGCGATGCAAACACACCAACTACACCTAGATTGATAATTACATTCTATGATATTGCCAATCCTACCAAAACTAGGAATGTCAATAATTTAAAAGTAATTGGCGAAGGAATGACCGAAGGAATCGTTTTTAACGAAAATGGCACAGATGAGACTAAATATCTAACTAGCGGAAGTACGGTTGCAATTCCTTTAAAAGTTAATGACGGTACGGTTACCTATAAATTTATTTATAATGCTGCCAGTACAAACCCAACATCAATTAATACTGATGTATTAACTATAAATTACACCAGTCAAAATGTATACGTGTCTAGAGCATGTGGTTTTAAAACTATTTTTGCTTTAAAACCTGTTGATCCTTTTCTTCGCACAGATCCAGATGGAGATACCGTTTGGATGACTGATGTACAATTAAAAAACCCTAACATTGAATCTGAAAATGAAACACACATTGAAGTTTATTTCTAG